One segment of Rhipicephalus sanguineus isolate Rsan-2018 chromosome 6, BIME_Rsan_1.4, whole genome shotgun sequence DNA contains the following:
- the LOC119397028 gene encoding uncharacterized protein LOC119397028, with amino-acid sequence MTLKLARLALRLAAKFERIPTHRLRDPPWSFRACSHASNQQQQTHRRSDSRVTTLKTEIFEAVKGYPVSFDHLYDSAVRTLIRQGFKNKQIVQIVTKAQRIVELHESLSDILSFWRTMFRSEPVFLVTISEYPELLYLSPEAVKDRQKELFTVFPNKDIVKLAETCPQAFIDDWDEIMEKVKYITHVMVISPEHIISSAALSYSLLHIKTRHQFMLCCGIYRTPKPKEVTTTNPPLDKIIGLPLRLYLNICGVSPDEYGVFERLMIKEQEDEDSDDELD; translated from the coding sequence ATGACACTAAAACTCGCACGCTTGGCGCTGCGTCTGGCCGCCAAGTTCGAGAGGATTCCAACCCACCGCCTGCGTGATCCGCCGTGGAGCTTTCGAGCCTGCAGTCACGCTAGCAACCAGCAGCAACAGACGCACCGACGCTCAGATTCGCGCGTTACGACGTTGAAAACGGAAATCTTCGAAGCTGTGAAGGGTTATCCGGTGAGCTTCGATCATCTCTACGACAGTGCGGTGCGGACTTTAATAAGACAGGGTTTCAAAAACAAGCAGATCGTCCAGATCGTCACAAAGGCGCAGCGGATCGTCGAATTGCACGAGTCCCTGAGCGACATTCTCTCCTTTTGGAGGACCATGTTCAGGAGCGAGCCCGTTTTCCTGGTGACCATATCCGAGTACCCCGAGCTCCTCTACTTAAGTCCCGAGGCGGTCAAAGATAGGCAGAAAGAACTGTTCACGGTGTTTCCCAACAAGGACATTGTCAAGCTGGCCGAGACGTGCCCGCAGGCGTTTATCGACGACTGGGACGAAATAATGGAGAAAGTGAAGTACATAACGCATGTCATGGTCATTAGTCCGGAGCACATCATCAGTAGCGCCGCTCTGAGCTACAGCCTACTGCATATCAAGACGAGGCATCAGTTCATGCTTTGCTGCGGCATATACCGAACGCCCAAGCCCAAGGAAGTTACGACCACTAATCCGCCCTTGGACAAAATCATCGGGCTGCCACTTCGCCTGTACCTCAACATATGCGGAGTCTCGCCTGATGAGTATGGTGTGTTTGAAAGACTCATGATCAAAGAGCAAGAAGATGAGGACAGCGATGACGAACTTGATTAA